One genomic window of Gemmatimonadales bacterium includes the following:
- a CDS encoding CPBP family intramembrane glutamic endopeptidase translates to MPQPAYYVYSRSPRYSILFAAPLLAAYEVLAWALSDPAAPGVRNGADVMLKAPFARLAGANGVIAFDVLLVTFGAWLVIRDWRRNRGPLKPAIFAGMFAESVILAVVVGVLLRYATAALLHYFVLAAPIKGLDIKTQLMVSLGAGIYEELLFRVILVGGLSLVATRVFGWKARGAGVFAAVLSALLFSSFHYIGAYGDTLKVSSFLFRFLAGLVFSTLYLMRGFGITAWTHSLYDIIVTVSGG, encoded by the coding sequence ATGCCTCAGCCGGCGTATTACGTCTACAGCCGCAGCCCGCGATACTCGATCCTCTTCGCGGCTCCGTTGCTTGCCGCCTACGAGGTACTTGCGTGGGCGCTGAGTGATCCGGCGGCGCCGGGGGTGCGCAACGGCGCTGACGTGATGCTGAAGGCGCCGTTCGCGAGGCTCGCCGGCGCGAATGGCGTGATCGCCTTCGACGTGCTGCTCGTGACGTTCGGTGCGTGGCTGGTGATTCGTGACTGGCGCCGCAACCGCGGTCCGCTCAAGCCGGCGATCTTCGCGGGGATGTTCGCCGAGTCGGTGATCCTTGCCGTCGTCGTCGGCGTGCTGCTGCGATATGCCACGGCGGCACTGCTCCACTACTTCGTCCTGGCGGCGCCGATCAAGGGGCTCGACATCAAGACGCAATTGATGGTGTCGCTCGGCGCCGGGATCTACGAAGAGCTGTTGTTCCGGGTGATTCTCGTGGGCGGGTTGTCGCTCGTCGCGACGAGGGTCTTCGGGTGGAAGGCGCGCGGTGCCGGCGTGTTCGCGGCGGTGCTGAGTGCGCTGCTCTTCTCCTCCTTCCACTACATCGGTGCCTATGGCGACACGCTTAAGGTGTCGTCGTTCCTCTTTCGCTTCCTCGCCGGCCTGGTGTTCAGCACCCTCTACCTGATGCGTGGCTTCGGGATCACCGCGTGGACCCACTCGCTCTACGACATCATCGTGACGGTCAGTGGCGGTTGA
- a CDS encoding LemA family protein translates to MRRTRYSAPLLAGLVILASGCSYNRLQRLDEQINQASSQIKVQLQQRNDLIPNLVNTVRGITNHEDTVFISIANARAKMSGALQSNDMQQIAAANSAMAAPLGRLLAIQEAYPTLQSSENFRTLQDQLEGMEHRIATARTDYNTAVQQFNSAIRQFPTVLTAKMFGLGKPRPYFDLSSPDAANVPTVKFN, encoded by the coding sequence ATGCGCCGTACCCGTTATTCGGCTCCGCTTCTCGCTGGCCTGGTGATTCTTGCAAGTGGTTGCAGCTACAACCGGCTGCAGCGTCTCGACGAGCAGATCAACCAGGCGTCGAGCCAGATCAAGGTGCAGCTGCAGCAACGCAATGACCTGATCCCCAATCTGGTGAACACGGTGCGGGGAATCACCAACCATGAGGACACCGTCTTCATCTCCATCGCCAACGCGCGGGCAAAGATGAGCGGTGCGTTGCAGAGCAACGACATGCAGCAGATCGCCGCCGCCAATTCGGCGATGGCAGCACCCCTCGGCCGGCTCCTGGCGATCCAGGAGGCGTACCCGACGTTGCAGAGCAGCGAGAATTTCCGGACGCTGCAGGATCAGCTCGAAGGAATGGAGCATCGGATTGCCACCGCCCGCACCGACTACAACACGGCAGTGCAGCAGTTCAACAGCGCGATCCGGCAGTTCCCGACGGTGCTCACTGCCAAGATGTTCGGGCTCGGCAAGCCTCGACCGTACTTCGATCTGAGCAGCCCCGATGCGGCGAACGTGCCGACGGTGAAGTTCAACTGA
- a CDS encoding thioredoxin domain-containing protein: MSFVSVVSRLQHLSPKSAALMLACGALSLGAVTLDAQAQAQTLPIAARAKGLKTAPVTVYEMADFQCPYCRQFAVETMPTIDKEYVKTGKVRWVFINLPLQSLHANAEAAAEFAACAGRENRFWQAHDMLYQAQADWENLPNPAAYFQSHFVSLGLKRDSMMQCLTSGAGAAMVKDDAAGAEKAGAHSTPTFYIEGGMMDGAQPIGIFRRVLDSIYTAKKKQH; this comes from the coding sequence GTGAGTTTCGTTTCGGTCGTTTCGCGCCTGCAACATCTGTCACCGAAGTCCGCCGCGCTCATGCTCGCGTGCGGCGCCTTGTCACTTGGCGCCGTGACACTCGACGCGCAAGCCCAGGCCCAGACGCTTCCGATTGCGGCGCGAGCGAAAGGCCTCAAGACCGCGCCGGTCACGGTGTACGAGATGGCGGACTTCCAGTGTCCGTACTGTCGTCAGTTCGCCGTCGAGACGATGCCGACGATCGACAAGGAATACGTCAAGACCGGCAAGGTACGCTGGGTCTTCATCAACCTGCCGCTGCAATCGCTTCACGCCAACGCCGAGGCCGCGGCCGAATTCGCCGCCTGCGCCGGCCGGGAGAATCGCTTCTGGCAAGCGCACGACATGCTGTACCAGGCACAGGCCGACTGGGAGAACCTTCCCAATCCGGCCGCCTACTTCCAGTCGCACTTCGTCTCGCTCGGGCTCAAGCGCGACAGCATGATGCAATGCCTCACCTCGGGTGCCGGCGCCGCGATGGTCAAGGACGATGCCGCCGGCGCCGAAAAGGCGGGTGCGCACAGCACGCCGACGTTCTACATCGAGGGCGGAATGATGGACGGCGCGCAGCCGATCGGGATCTTCCGCAGGGTGCTCGATTCGATCTACACCGCGAAGAAGAAGCAGCACTGA
- a CDS encoding TPM domain-containing protein: protein MATLRKGTGALAALQLGVTLALGGQQLPPTAKLFPATPTGFVTDAANLLDASTRGALEARLQHLQDVTGAEIAMVTLPTIGDYDPADVARDIGRVWKVGQNAPIGSKLRNAGAVVLVVPHTKDHNGSVWISAGQGLEGTITDARSGQIRDAMLPSLKQGNYAGALDVAASSIGDMVARELGVEDTSLRRPRPPPRSDDSIPLGTKLKMIIYAVIFIVWIVSLIARGRGGRGGGGGGIGSSWILPYMIGRSFGGGGFGGGGFGGGGGGGGGFGGFGGGGGFSGGGAGGSF, encoded by the coding sequence ATGGCGACTCTGAGGAAAGGTACCGGCGCCCTCGCGGCGCTCCAACTCGGTGTAACTCTGGCGCTCGGTGGGCAGCAGCTCCCGCCCACGGCGAAGCTGTTCCCGGCGACTCCGACCGGGTTCGTCACCGACGCCGCCAACCTGCTCGACGCAAGCACTCGCGGCGCCCTCGAGGCGCGGCTCCAGCACCTCCAGGACGTGACCGGGGCCGAGATCGCCATGGTGACGCTCCCGACGATTGGCGACTACGACCCGGCGGATGTCGCTCGCGACATCGGCCGCGTCTGGAAGGTCGGCCAGAATGCGCCGATCGGGAGCAAGTTGCGGAACGCCGGTGCGGTAGTGCTCGTGGTGCCGCACACCAAGGATCACAACGGGTCGGTCTGGATCAGCGCCGGGCAGGGGCTCGAGGGGACCATCACCGACGCCCGTTCCGGCCAGATCCGTGACGCGATGCTCCCGTCGCTCAAGCAGGGGAACTACGCGGGCGCACTCGACGTCGCCGCGAGCAGTATCGGCGACATGGTCGCCCGAGAGCTCGGCGTGGAGGATACGTCGCTTCGTCGGCCGCGTCCGCCGCCGAGATCCGACGATTCGATTCCGCTCGGCACCAAGCTCAAGATGATCATCTACGCGGTGATCTTCATCGTGTGGATCGTGTCGCTCATCGCGCGTGGTCGCGGCGGCCGTGGTGGTGGCGGCGGCGGAATCGGAAGCAGCTGGATCCTGCCGTACATGATCGGCCGCTCCTTTGGCGGTGGCGGATTCGGCGGCGGAGGATTTGGCGGCGGCGGTGGTGGCGGCGGCGGATTCGGTGGCTTTGGCGGTGGTGGCGGGTTCAGCGGCGGCGGCGCCGGAGGGAGCTTCTGA